The Myxococcus virescens genomic interval GCACATGGGCGAGAGCGCGCTGGCAGTGACACGCGAGCTCGCCACACGGCCATTCCCGGACGGGAAGGGCTCGGGCCCGTCCATCTACTACGACGTGCTGGGGCGCTGGATGCTCCAGTACGGCGCCCACGCTGCGTGGGCCTGGGCCACGGCCGCCGCGCTGCTGGTGGCCGGCGCCACCGTCGTCGCCTCACGGAGGAAACGCGTCCGCCTGTCCCTGGCCGCCGAGGGGCTCGGCTTCTGTACACTGTCGCTCGCGGTGGCGCTGGTGTTGCCGGTTGCCTTCGGCCTCCTGCCCCACTACGCATTCGGACGCCCACATGGCTGGTACGCCTCGCCGTGGCTGGCCGTCGCGGCCTTCGGCACGCTCGCGGTGACGGGGGCGCTGCTCCCCCGCGCGCTGTGGGCGCGAAGGCTGGCTGCGCGGGGCGTGGCGCGCCAGGAGCGCGTGTTCACGGCCTGGCTCGGAGGGCTCTGGCTGTGGGTGCTGACACTCGGAGCGTTGCAGCTCCTGGGGCTTGGCACCGCCTACCTGGCGTTGTGGTGGACCGTGGGCGGCGCGCTCGGGCTCATCGCCGCCACCGTCCTCGCCTCGCCTCGCGCTCGGATGATGGCCCTCTATGCGAGCTGGGTGCCGGGCTTGCTGCTGACCGTGCAGATGGGACGCTCCCTGCTTGAGCTCTTCGTCCCGGTGGCGGGCCACCTTCGGCTGGGGATACCGCTCGATCCACTCGTGGCGCTGCTGGCGGCGCTGCCGGTGGCCATGGCGTCCGTGCTCGGACTTGCCCCCATCCACGAGCAGTCCCGCTTCGGCCCATCGGCCGCGGCCTTCGCCACGGCGAGCATGGCCTTCCTGTCCGTGCTGCTCCTGCGCTTCCCGTACACAGACGAACGGCCCAAGCGGCTCTGGCTGGAGCACCGCCTTCAGGAGGGCCGCAGTGAGCTGCAGTACTCTAGCTGGGACTTTCCCGACCCGCGCGCCGCGCTCTCCGGGCAGCCCGGGCCTCTCCAAACGGCCGCGCGGATGCCGGGCTTTCGCGGTGGTTACACCGCGCCAGTGCCGCCCGCGGACCTGCCCGCCCCCCAGGTCGAGGTGCTCGAATCACAGGCCGACGAAACCACCGCGCTCCGGACCGTGCGGCTGCGCCTCCACCTGGGCGCGGCATACCTCGGCCGGGTGCGGATTCCGAGGGCCGCCCTCGCGGGATGGTCGCTCCCGGCCCCCCTCCCGCCGCTAGCGCCGGAGGACTCGGTCTATGTCCTCGACGTGCTCGCACCGCCAGGAGGGCACTACGAGGTCTCGCTGCGTCTGAGGGGCCAGGAGGAGGTACCGGTGGACGTACAAGCCTACTTCGCGGAATGGACGCCGCCGCTCGAAGAGGCGCGTTCGCGGCTCCCCGCGTGGACGACAGCGAACCTGCGCGTCTCCACGTACGCCACCCTCCGGCTCTGACCCGCCCAGCCTACGCCTTCACCTGGACGGGCGGGGCCTGGTCACCCGCCCGAGGAAGCATGGAATGGGGCTTCGGCACATCAGCCCTGGCGCCGCGCCGCTGCAACTCCGCCGCGTGGGCCGCACGGATGCGCCGCGACGCCAGCTCGGGCGTGAAGGCGGGGGCCAGCGAGAGGAACCGGCCCCCCTCCAAGCGCTGCCCTTCCCGGTAGAGCAAGCCCTGCTGGTTCCACCCCTCGATGAGCTCCGCGAGCTGCCGCGCGGTGGCCCTGCCCGACTCGATGAACTCCTGGTTGAGATCGTCCCAGCGGCGTATCTCCGCGCAGTACATGTAGACATCGCGCGCGAGGCCCTTGAACACGCTCGTCCGGAGCACGCCGGTCCGCGCATCGAAGATGCGCATGGACTGCCCGCTGTCGAGGTACGTCAGCAGGTGCCGGTACTCGCTGGCGCGGGCGGCGGAGTAAGCGGCCCCCCACTGCTTGCAGAGCGCGCGGACGTGGTTCCAGTCAGCCACGGGTCCGTCCTGGTCATACGACAGATCGAGCAGGTCCAGCCGCTCGTAGAGCGCCTCGGGCAACCCGGCCCGGTAGAAGTCGGCGTTGCGCAGGTTGCGGACCCCGTACTCCTGACTCAGCACCTGGACGGTGGCCCCGCGTCCGAGCCAGAAACGGTTGGCCGAAAGCGGCTCGTAGCCGAGCGCGTACCGCTGGATGGTCTCGCAGGTCTCCGCCACTTCCTCTGGCCGCCCGCCAGGGAAGTCCGTGAGGAGATTCGCGCCGTTCGAGATCCCCAGCTCATGGCAGATCTTCATCACCTGAAGGTTGGTGATGACCGACGTCCCCTTGCCGATCCGCTTCAAGTACGACTCGGAGAGACTCTCGATGCCGAACTGGACGAACCGGACACCGGCCTGCCACAACATCAACAGCTCGTGGGGACGGATGTTGGCACGCATCTCATAGAAGATGACCCAGTCCTTGCCGGTATCGATGAGCCGTTGCGCGAACTCATCCACCCCCTTGAGCCGGATGATGTTGTCTAGGAAGAAAAGAACGTTGTTGTGGTAGCGCTCGTTGAGGGCCACCACCTCCGAGACGAGCCGCTCGGCCCCCTTCTCGCGGTAGCCACTCCATTGCACGTTCAGGTTGCAGAAGTGACACGTCGCCTTGGGGTTGCCGGTCCGCTTCGCCCGATCCCACCAACAACCCCGGGAGCCCTCCACCGTCATCAACCAGAGGAAGTTGAGCGCCTCCGCCCGGGACGCGTACTCGCTGTAATCAGGGATGGGCAGGTTGTTGACGTCGGACACCTCCCAGAAGGGCGCGCCGCGCGGCAGGACGCTGGCGGTCTCCCGCGTGATGAGCCCCTTCAGGCCGCTGACGTCCTCTGCCGCGGCCAGTCCGCGCGCCAATGCCAGCAGCGGCTGCTCGCCCTCGCCCTGGATGACGTAGTCGAAGCAGTCGAGCTCCCTCAAGAGAGAGGGGCCGACGCGCTCGGAGACCGTCGAGCCCCCGAGCACAATCCGCGTCCCGGTGGAGCGCCGCTTGATTCGCATGCTGAGCGCCAGGTTCGCGAAGAGCTGTCCGAAGCAAGTCGTCAAACCGACGAGCTCGTAGCGTCCGGCCACCTCTTCCGCCACGCGGTCCAGGTGCGCCTCCAGGCGGGCCTGGATGACGTCGAACGCGCTCGACCAGGTAGGACGCTCGCCGTGAATCTCCGGGTCGAGGAAGCTGCCCGATCCCGTGAGCGGCGCACCTGACTCCTCCATCCGCGAGATGAAGAAGGCGCGCACCTGCTCCTTCCTCTCCGGGAAACACAGCGCTGCGTACAACATTTCGCCGACATCGTAAGAGGACTGCGAGATCCGGTCGTAGCAGCCGAAACCGAGCGCAGCCGCCGCGTCGAGAAAGTCAGAACGGCACACCACCTCGAGAGTGGGCTCCTGCTGCTTCAGGTAGGCGCACAGCGCGCCCAGGGCGGCCGATGGATGGCGGTACAGAGACCAGGGAAGCGCGATGAGACAGATCCTCAAAAGGCACCCACGCGGAGACGGGAGAGGAAAGACTTTACCGCAGCGCGAAACTCCTCTCCAGACGCCCTGTGGCAAACGCACCGCCCGCTCCGCTCCGGGATGCGGCGGGCTCCAGACTGGGCATAGAATCCGCACGCCCAATGAGCCATCACAGCGATAATCCTGCCCACGCGCTCACGCTGGTGGAGCTTCTGCGCGAGCGAGCTCAACGAGCGCCGGACTTCGGCCTCTACACCTTCCTGGTTGATGGCGAGACGCAGGAGGACCGGCTGACATACGCCGCGCTGGATCGCCGCGCCCGGGCCATCGCGGCCCGATTGGCGGAGCTGCCGCCGGGCACCCGCATCCTGCTCCTCTATGTGCCAGGGGTGGAGTACATCGCCGCGTTCTTCGGCTGTCTCTACGCCGGGATGGTGGCGGTCCCCGTGTACCCGCCACGGCACGATCGCTCGCTCCTGCGGCTCCAGGCGATCGCCACCGACGCCCAGGCCGCCGCCGGCCTCATCCGGAGCGAGCACCTGGAGCTGCTCCGGCAGTTCTATCCAATCGCCCCCGAGCTGGCTCAACTGCGCTGGATCGTCACGGATGAAGTCGACGATCGCGCCTCGGATGCGTGGACTCCGCCGCCGCTCTCCGGCGACTCACTCGCATTCCTCCAGTACACCTCCGGCTCGACCAGCCTGCCCAAGGGAGTAACGCTCACCCACCGCAATCTCTTACACAACCTGGAGGCAATCCGGCGGTGCTTCCGGCAGGACCCGACAAGCCGGGCCATCATCTGGCTGCCGCCCTACCACGACATGGGGCTCATCGGCGGCATCCTCCAGCCGCTCTACACGGGCTACCCGGCCGTGCTCATGTCACCGATGGACTTCCTCCAGCAGCCCCTGCGCTGGCTGCAAGCCATCTCCCGGTACCGCGGCACCACCAGCGGAGGACCCGACTTCGCGTATGCGCTGTGCGCGCGAAAAATCCGTCCGGAGCAGCGCGAGGGTCTGGATTTGAGCAGTTGGCGCGTGGCCTTCAACGGCGCCGAGCCCATCCGTCCCGAGACCCTCGATCGCTTCACGCAGGCGTTCGGCCCGGTCGGGTTCCGCCGCGAAATGTTCTATCCCTGCTACGGGCTCGCCGAGGCGACGCTGATCGTCTCGGGCTCCGAGGTGGGGCAAGCCCCCCAGGTGGCGTCCTTCGACGGACAGGCGCTCCAGCGCGGCCAGGCCATCCCGGTGGAGGCCGGCCACGCCGCGGCACACCCGTTGGTGGGCTCCGGGCGGAATGTGATCGACGGCAGGTTGGCGGTCGTGGATCCGGAGACCTTCGAGCTCCGGCGCGATGGGGAGATTGGCGAAATCTGGGTCTCGGGTTCGAGCGTGGCCGGTGGTTATTGGGGTCAACCCGAGGCCACCCGGCGGACCTTCCAAGCCCGGCTGAGCGGCACGGGGGATGGCCCGTTTCTCCGCACGGGTGACCTTGGGTTCCTCCGCGACGGTGAACTCTTCGTCACCGGGCGCGCAAAGGACCTCATCATCATCCGCGGGCTCAATCACTTCCCCCAAGACATCGAGTTCACGGTCGAGAAATGCCACCCGGCGGTGCGCCCCGGCTCTGGCGCGGCCTTCTCCGTGGAAGCGGATGGCACCGAGCAGCTCGTGATCGTCTACGAGGTCAACGCGCAGCGCGTGGAAGGCAGCCTCGACGAGGTCCTCGGCGCGATTCGCAGAGCGGTGGCCGAGCACCACGAGTTGATGGCCTCGTCGGTGGTGCTGATCGAACCCGGCTCAGTGCCCAAGACCTCGAGCGGGAAGATTCAACGGCATGCTTGCCGCGCGGCGTTCCTCGCGGACGAGCTGCAGGTCCTGGCACACGCCACACGGGATACGGCAACGACAGGGTCCCTCACCGAGGCAGAGAACGCGCCGCCCGGCTTCGGAGACTCGCCGCTGTGGCGCGAAGTCGTGGAAGAGGTCTCCCAGGTTCTGTCGCTGCCAGTTGCCGCCACGGCGGACCTGAAGGAGCTGGTCCTGGACTCGCTGTCGAGCGTGGAGCTCCAGCACCGGATCCAGCTGCGATGGGGCGTCATCGTGCCGTTGCCGCGCCTGTTGGGCAGCCGCAACCTGGCGGAGCTCGCCGCTGGAGTCGAAGCGGCGCGCGCAGCCGGAGAGCGGTGGCAACCCGAACGCACGGCCAGCGCGGAGGTGGGTGACTTCCCGCTGTCCCACGGCCAACGCGCGCTGTGGTTCATGCACCAGCTCGCGCCCGACAGCGCCGCCTACAACATCGCAGCGTCGCTCCGCGTCTTGGAGCCACTCGACGAGGGACTGCTCCGGCGCGCGGTGCACCGGCTCGTCGAGCGCCACCCCAGCCTGCGCACCACGTTCCACGCGCAGGAAGGGACGCCCTTCCAGCGGGTCCACCCGGACGGAGAAGCCGGCTTCCGTTACGAGGACGCCTCCACCTGGAGTGACGACACGCTGCGCGCCCGGCTCCGCGAAGAGGCCTCGCGCCCGTTCGAGCTCCAGCGGGGCCCCCTGCTTCGGCTCCGGCTGTACCAGCGGAGCGAGACCGAGCAGGTGCTGCTAGTGGTGGCGCATCATCTGATCGCGGACTTCTGGTCGCTCGGACAGCTTGCCCGGGAGCTCTCCGCGCTCTACCCCGCGGAGCGGGACGGGGTCGCGGCGGTGCTCCCCGCCCCCGCGGCCTCCTACGCGGACGGCGTGCGCTGGGAGCAGGAGCGGCTCGATGGAGCGCACGGACAGCGCCTCTGGGAGTACTGGCGGCGCCGGCTGTCGGGCTCCCCGCCGGTCCTCGAACACCTGGCGGATCACCCCCGCCCACCGGTGCAGACGTACCGTGGTGGCAGACGGGAGCGCGTGCTGGACGCGGCGCTCACGGCGCGGCTGAAGGAGCTCTTTCGCCGCGAGATGGCAACTCCCTTTGCGCCCTTGCTCGCGGCGTATGCCGCGCTGTTGTACCGGCACAATGGCCAGCGGGAGCTCTGGGTAGGAGCGCCTACCGTGGGCCGCGAGGGCGCCGAGCTGGCGGAGACGATCGGATACTTCGTCAACCCGTTGGTGCTGCGGCTGGAACTGGATGGTGGGCTCTCGTTCCGCGCGTTGATGGCGCAAGCGAGCCGGACCGTCCATGAAGCGCTCGAGCACGCGGCCATGCCGTTCAGCCTCCTCGTCGAGCGTCTGGCCCCCTTGCGTCAGGCAAGCCGCTCCCCGTTGTTCCAGACGATTTTCTCCTTCCAGCAATCTCCGCCGCGGAGCGAGAAAGGACTGGCGGCCCTGGCCCAGGGCACGGGTGGCGCGCGGCTCTCGCTCGCGGGCGTGGCCATGGAGTCCCTGGAGCTGGAGCTCGGAACGGCCCAGCTCGACCTCGCCCTCTCCATCGCTGAACTCGACGGGCGCTTCCATGTGGCGCTCGAATACAACGTGGACCTCTTCGAGCCCGGGACGGCCGAGCGGCTGTTGCGGAGATACGAGTCGCTGCTGCGCAGCGCCGTGAATCAGCCCGATGCGCCGCTGGCCGCGCTGCAACTCGACCCCGCGGAAGACCGGGCACGGTTGCTCGCATGGGGGCGGGCGCAGGAGACGCCACCGCCCGCCTGCATTCACACCTGGTTCGAGGCGCGCGCGCGGCACGCTCCGGAGACGGCCGCCATCCTGTCCGGAGAGGACTCGCTGACGTATGGGCAACTGGACGCCCAGGCCAACGCGCTGGCCTGGCGGTTGCGCGAGCTGGGCGTAGGTCCCGACACACGGGTGGTGCTCTACCTCGAACGCTCGATCGAGCAGCTCGTCGCGGTGCTCGGGATTCTCAAGGCGGGCGGGGCCTACGTACCGCTGGACCCCGAGTTCAGCAACGCGCGGCGCGCGGACGTCGTCGCGGACTCGGAGGCGCGGATCGCCGTCACCCGTGCATCCCACGCGGACTTCTTCGCCAGCCGGGGCGTCACCGTGGTGACGGTGGAGGCCGGGGAAACACGCGATGAGCCGCCGCCCTCCGCCGTGACGCCGGAGAACCTCGCCTACGTCATCTATACGTCCGGCTCCACCGGGCGCCCCAAGGGCGTCATGGTGTCCCATCGCGCCCTCGCGAGCCTCGTCCAAGCGGAGCGGGTGCGCTTTGGCGTCGTCCCCGAGGATCGCGTCCTCCAGTTCAACTCCCTCAGTTTCGACTCCAGCGTGGAGGAGATCTTCCTCGCGCTCTGCACTGGCGCCACGCTCGTCCTCCGTGACGCGGCGATGCTCGACACCGTGGAGGGCTTCCTCGCCGGGTGTGAACGGTGGGCCGTGACGCTGCTGGATCTGCCGACCGCCTTCTTCCACACGGTGGTCGCCGCGATGGCCGAGAGGGAACTCACGCTCCCCGCGTCGCTGCGTTTCGTGATCGTCGCAGGAGAGCGTGTGCGCGCCGACCGGGTGACGCAGTGGCACCGCCACGCGCCACCGTCCATTCACCTGATCAACGTCTACGGGCCGACCGAAGCAACGGTGTCCGCCACCTGCCACGACCTGTCGGCCGCGACGACGACGGGGCTCGACGACGTCCCCATCGGACAACCGCTGCGGACGATGGGCGCCTACGTCCTCGATGGGCGGCTCGAGCCCGTACCGGCTGGCGGCGTGGGGGAGCTGTGGTTGACGGGTGAGGGACTGGCCCGAGGCTACTTCCGCGATCCCGCGCTGACCGCCGAGCGCTTCATGGCGGACCCGCACGCCACCACGCCGGGCAGCCGCATGTACCGCACCGGCGATCTGGCCCGCATGCGTGCGGACGGCGTGCTGGAGTACCTAGGCCGCGCCGACGAGCAGGTGAAGGTCCGGGGCTTCCGCGTGGAGCTGGGTGAAATTGAAACCGCGCTCCGTGCCTGTGAAGGCGTCCGCGACGCCATCGTCCTGCTCCAGGCGGAGAACGCCGGAAAGGAGGCGCGGCTCATCGCGTACGCGGTTGCCGCACCGGGAGTGGCGCCGTCGGCCCTGCGCGCTCAGCTGGCCGCGCGGCTGCCCCCCTACATGGTGCCGGCCGCGATCGTCCGGCTCGACGCCTTCCCCTATGGCTCCTCCGGAAAGGTGGACCGGCGCGCCCTGCCCCCTCCGCCCTCCTCGACCGAGGGCGAGGCGCCGCGAACGAAGACCGAGGCGGTGCTCGCCGCGCTCTGGGCGGACGTCTTGCAGCTCGACCGCGTGGGCATCGACCAGGGCTTCTTCGAGTTGGGAGGCCACTCCTTGCTGGCCATGCAGGTCCTCGCCCGGCTCCGGAGCACGTTCGGGGTGGAACTGCCGCTCAGGGCCTTGTTCGAGGAGGGCACCATCGCCGCGCTGGCGGCGCGAATCGATCAGGCCGGAAACACCCCTGCCCCCCGCGCCACTCCGCCACTCGTCCGCGCCAGCCGCAGCACACCACCGCCACTGTCCTTCGCGCAGCAACGGCTGTGGCTGCTGGCCCAGATGGAGCCCGGCAGCGCCGCCTACAACATGCCCGGGACGCTCCACCTCCTTGGAAGGCTCGACGCCGCCGCGCTCGAGTTCGCCCTGAGCGAGCTGACCCGGCGGCACGAAATCCTGCGAACCCGCTTGCTCGAGCGGGATGGAGAACCGGTCCAGCTCATCGAACCCGCGGTGAAACTGCCTTTCGAGGTGGATGACCTGCGCGCGCTGCCTCCCGGGCAACGGGAGGCTCGCGCGGAGGAGCTGGTCCGCGCAGAGGCTGCTCGCCCCTTCGAGCTCTCACGAGCGCCGTTGATGCGCGCGCGGCTGCTTCGGTTGGGCGAAGAGGAGCACCGCCTGGTGGTGGTACTCCACCACATCGTGTGCGACGCGTGGTCGCTCGACATCCTCTTCCGGGACCTCGCGGAGTTCTATGGCGCCCGGAGCGCCGGACGCGAGGCGGCGCTGCCAGCGCTGGAGGTGCAGTACGCCGACTTCGCGGTGTGGCAGCGCGGGTGGCTCGATGACGAAGTGCGAGAGCGGCAGCTCGCGCATTGGCGGACGACACTGGAGGGCGCACCGGCGGAGCTCGAGCTCCCCCTTTCCCGCCAGCCCCGTTCCAGCGTCCCAGGTCCCGCCGGCGTCGTCCGGCGCCCCCTGCCCGCGCCGCTGATGGCCTCGTTGCACGCGCTCTGCCACGCAGAGGGCGCGACGCCCTTCATGGCGATGCTCGCCGCATTCGAGGCGCTGCTGTACCGACACACCGGGCAACGAGATCTCGTGGTCGGCACGCCGGTGGCGCAGCGGCCCCATCAAGCGCTTGAAGGGGTGGCCGGGTTCTTCGTGAACACCCTGGTCCTCAGAAACCACGTTCCCGAGCACGTCACCTTCCAGCAGCTCGTGGCACGGGTACGCGAGGTGGCCCTCACCGCCCTCGCGCACCAGGACCTTCCCTTCGAAAAGCTGGTGGAGGCGGTCCGGCCAGTCCGCGCGTCCAGCCGGCCGCCCTTCCTGCAGCGCATGTTCCTCCTGCGGGACACGCCCGGCGGGGGCCCCACGTTGCCGGGCCTGAAGACCTCCTTCGAGGAGGTGCTGCCCGAGCAGGCGAAGTTCGACCTCCTGCTCGAAGTCGAACAAAGGGGCGATGGCTGGGTGGCGAGCTGGCAGTTCGACACCACCTGGCTCCCCACCGAAGCGGTGTCCCGCATGGCCGAGCACTTCGAGCGGCTGCTCCGGAGGGCGCTGGAGAACCCTGGCGCGCCGATTGCGCGGCTCCCGCTGCTGACCGAGCCGGAGGTGGCGGTGCTCACCCGGGCCAACGACACCGGGCGTGGGTACCCGCGTGAAGTGACCATCCACCAGTGCTTCGCGGAGCAGGCCACCCGGACTCCAGACGCCGTCGCCGTCGAGTTGGACGACCAGCGATTGACGTACGGGGAGCTGGATCGACGCAGCAATCAGCTCGCGCATCACCTCCGGCGCCGCGGCGTTGGACCCGATACCCGGGTGGGGCTGTATGTGCGCCGCTCGTTCGAGAGGGTGATCGGCATGCTGGGCATCCTGAAGGCAGGGGGGGCATACCTGCCTCTCGAGCCGGGCCACCCACGGGAGCGCCTCACGCGGATGCTGACGGACGCGGACGCGAGGCTGGTCCTCACCGAGGAGGCCTTGGAGCCAATGCTCGAGGGCACCCTCGCGGACCGGCTCTGCCTCGACGCCGGATGGCCGTCCATCGCCGGTGAGCCCGCGGGAGGCGTGCCGGATGCGGTGGGAGCCGAGAACCTCGCTTACGTCATGTACACGTCCGGCTCCACCGGCCAGCCGAAGGGCGTCTGCATCCCCCACCGGGCCGTGGTCCGCCTCGTCACCTCTCCCAACTACGTGACGCTGTCTTCGGAGGATGCCTTCCTCCACCTCGCGCCATTCTCGTTCGATGCCGCGACGCTGGAGCTCTGGGGGCCGCTGCTGAACGGTGGCCGCCTGGTCCTGTTCCCCGGCGACGGGACACCACTCGAGCGCCTCGAGGACACGCTGGCAAGGCACCGGGTCACCACGCTGTGGCTGACCGCGGGGCTCTTTCACAACGTGGTGGAGCACCACCTGGAGGCGCTCTCGGGCGTGCGGCAGCTCCTCGCGGGCGGAGACGTGCTCTCCCCCGCCCACGTGCGCCGCGTGCTCGAGCGTCACCCCGGGCTCCGGCTCATCAACGGCTATGGCCCCACGGAGAACACCACGTTCACCTGCTGCCACCCCATGGAGACGCTGGAGGAGGCCACGGCACCGGTCCCCATCGGCGCGCCTGTCACGGGCACGCGGGTCCATGTCCTCGACGCCGAGCTCGAACCCGTGCCGATCGGAGTTCCCGGCGAGCTGTACTGCGCGGGCGACGGGCTCGCGCGTGGGTACATGGGGCATGCCGACCTGACCGCGGAGAGATTCCTGCCGGACCCGTTCAGCCGCGAGCCGGGCAGCCGCATGTACCGGACGGGAGACCTCGCCTGCTGGAGGGCCGATGGGCGCATCGAGTTCCTCGGCCGGGTGGACAGTCAGGTGAAGGTCCGCGGCTTCCGGATTGAGCCCGGTGAGGTGGAGGCCACCTTACTCAGGCACCCTGCAGTGCGCGACGCCGCCGTGGTGGCGGCCGGGGAGCGCGCGGACACCAAGCGGTTGGTGGCGCATGTCGTCCTCCGGGACGCCTCCGCCCTCACCTCCGGCGACCTGCGGGGCTACCTGGAGCCCCAGCTCCCCGAGCACATGATTCCATCCGCCGTCGTGTTCCACCACGCACTGCCCCTGTCCCCGAACGGCAAGGTCGATCGGCGGGTGCTTGCCCAAGCGCCTCTGGACAGCCCAGAGGCTGGAGGCGCCCTGAGCGCACCTCGCACCGCGGCCGAGCTGACCCTCGTGTCGCTCTGGCGCGAGTTGCTCGGAAGGACCCACGTCGGAATTCACGAGAACTTCT includes:
- a CDS encoding RiPP maturation radical SAM C-methyltransferase, with protein sequence MRICLIALPWSLYRHPSAALGALCAYLKQQEPTLEVVCRSDFLDAAAALGFGCYDRISQSSYDVGEMLYAALCFPERKEQVRAFFISRMEESGAPLTGSGSFLDPEIHGERPTWSSAFDVIQARLEAHLDRVAEEVAGRYELVGLTTCFGQLFANLALSMRIKRRSTGTRIVLGGSTVSERVGPSLLRELDCFDYVIQGEGEQPLLALARGLAAAEDVSGLKGLITRETASVLPRGAPFWEVSDVNNLPIPDYSEYASRAEALNFLWLMTVEGSRGCWWDRAKRTGNPKATCHFCNLNVQWSGYREKGAERLVSEVVALNERYHNNVLFFLDNIIRLKGVDEFAQRLIDTGKDWVIFYEMRANIRPHELLMLWQAGVRFVQFGIESLSESYLKRIGKGTSVITNLQVMKICHELGISNGANLLTDFPGGRPEEVAETCETIQRYALGYEPLSANRFWLGRGATVQVLSQEYGVRNLRNADFYRAGLPEALYERLDLLDLSYDQDGPVADWNHVRALCKQWGAAYSAARASEYRHLLTYLDSGQSMRIFDARTGVLRTSVFKGLARDVYMYCAEIRRWDDLNQEFIESGRATARQLAELIEGWNQQGLLYREGQRLEGGRFLSLAPAFTPELASRRIRAAHAAELQRRGARADVPKPHSMLPRAGDQAPPVQVKA
- a CDS encoding M28 family metallopeptidase gives rise to the protein MAPPSPSSWYGALRPWLLGLGLTLVVVALQAEAIRTPRPLTADAPSTEFSEARAQRVMRHLADGIGRRIPGTPAHQEAASYLAGVLRELPRLEVEIQEAEGVYLDDDTLVAYTVRNVVARLPGRRPDAVLLSAHYDTSPEGTGAADDALGIAAMVEVARALANGPELENTVVFNLNGAEEYGLLGAAGFMQHRWASQVRTFLNLEATGLGGRAILFQAGPDASWLLEAYARAVPQPFGDVLGQDLFQHRLVPAGTDGHVYRSAGISGLDLALFRDGYAVHSPLDRPERVEPGSLQHMGESALAVTRELATRPFPDGKGSGPSIYYDVLGRWMLQYGAHAAWAWATAAALLVAGATVVASRRKRVRLSLAAEGLGFCTLSLAVALVLPVAFGLLPHYAFGRPHGWYASPWLAVAAFGTLAVTGALLPRALWARRLAARGVARQERVFTAWLGGLWLWVLTLGALQLLGLGTAYLALWWTVGGALGLIAATVLASPRARMMALYASWVPGLLLTVQMGRSLLELFVPVAGHLRLGIPLDPLVALLAALPVAMASVLGLAPIHEQSRFGPSAAAFATASMAFLSVLLLRFPYTDERPKRLWLEHRLQEGRSELQYSSWDFPDPRAALSGQPGPLQTAARMPGFRGGYTAPVPPADLPAPQVEVLESQADETTALRTVRLRLHLGAAYLGRVRIPRAALAGWSLPAPLPPLAPEDSVYVLDVLAPPGGHYEVSLRLRGQEEVPVDVQAYFAEWTPPLEEARSRLPAWTTANLRVSTYATLRL